One Nonomuraea angiospora DNA segment encodes these proteins:
- a CDS encoding DUF998 domain-containing protein, translating into MRTLTPAGPAPIAGPGDPTPRRLLLCGVVAGPLFVVAFLVQGALRPHYDPLRHPVSSLALGPGGWVQAVTFVVAGLLTLAFAAGLRRALRRVWGPVLVGVWGGGLVGAGLFTTDPVSGYPPGTPGLLPEYGSTHAALHDYLSLAGFVALIAACLVFAVGFARKRELGWAAYSAASGAGFTVAMALATIAFSQAPALVAHGGLYQRVAITIGWAWLTLLALRTLRRRPAGRRTAAGRPRRPS; encoded by the coding sequence ATGCGAACTCTCACACCTGCGGGCCCCGCCCCCATCGCGGGGCCCGGCGACCCGACGCCCAGGCGGCTGCTGCTGTGCGGGGTGGTCGCCGGGCCGCTGTTCGTCGTCGCGTTCCTCGTCCAGGGCGCCCTCCGCCCCCACTACGACCCGCTGCGCCACCCGGTCAGCTCGCTCGCGCTCGGGCCGGGCGGCTGGGTGCAGGCGGTCACCTTCGTCGTGGCCGGTCTCCTGACGCTGGCCTTCGCCGCCGGGCTGCGGCGGGCGCTCCGGAGGGTCTGGGGCCCGGTCCTGGTGGGGGTCTGGGGCGGCGGCCTGGTGGGGGCCGGGCTGTTCACCACCGACCCGGTGAGCGGCTATCCCCCGGGCACTCCTGGCCTGCTGCCCGAGTACGGCAGCACGCACGCGGCGCTGCACGACTACCTCTCGCTGGCGGGATTCGTGGCATTGATCGCGGCCTGCCTGGTCTTCGCGGTCGGGTTCGCGAGGAAGCGGGAGCTCGGGTGGGCGGCGTACTCGGCCGCCAGCGGGGCCGGGTTCACCGTGGCGATGGCACTGGCCACGATCGCCTTCAGCCAGGCCCCGGCACTGGTCGCCCACGGCGGGCTCTACCAGCGCGTCGCGATCACCATCGGCTGGGCCTGGCTGACCCTGCTGGCCCTCCGGACGCTCAGGCGGCGACCCGCCGGGCGGCGAACAGCAGCAGGACGACCGCGCCGACCGTCATGA